In Bradyrhizobium sp. 170, the DNA window CGGGCGCCAGACCCGTCGCGCCTTCGGGCAACGGCAATTGGTGCGCATTCAATGTCTGCGACACCATCGTGTAATAGCCGATCACTGCCGTCAGCTCGACCACGCCGCGTGCGCCCCAGCGGCTCAGTACGGCGTCGTAGGTGTCCGCCGGCACGCGACCCGTCTGCTGCAATGCGCGCGTGAACTCGTAAACCTCTAACTCCGCCGCGCCGTCGAACACCGGGCTTTCGAGTGCCGCGATGGCATCGACGATCTCCTGCGTCAGGCCCGCCGCTACCGCGGCGCGCGCATGCACCCACCATTCGACCTGCGCCGTCCAGCGCCGTCCCGTCACGATGATCGCGAGTTCGTTGAGGCTTGGCGGCAAGCAAGTGCGGTAGCGCAGAAACTCGCCGAGCGCCGACCATGCCGACGCCAGCTCCGGG includes these proteins:
- a CDS encoding carboxymuconolactone decarboxylase family protein, encoding MTGVEDQRPRIPLLDVEDMNAEQRRLHDSVVSGPRGQMIGPLRAAIHSPELASAWSALGEFLRYRTCLPPSLNELAIIVTGRRWTAQVEWWVHARAAVAAGLTQEIVDAIAALESPVFDGAAELEVYEFTRALQQTGRVPADTYDAVLSRWGARGVVELTAVIGYYTMVSQTLNAHQLPLPEGATGLAPETVLVTLPRGRHGSAS